The window ATTGGCCTCATCCATTCGTTTCTGCCATAAGTCGTTCAAGGCTTCTTCCGCTGGCAAAATGCTTTCCAATCCTTTTGCATGATAAATCAGAAGCTCGGAAACGGATGGAATCGAGCTATTGTCAGCAACCAGTTCCTTGCCGCGGACATACCTTTTTGGGAATACTCCTTCAACCGCCTGAACCGGACATGCCGACATGCAGGAGCCGCATTCCTTGCACTTTTCCGAGTCAAGAACGGGATTTCTCTCCTCCAGCCTGATCGCACCTTCCACAGGGCATGCTTCAAGACAGTTTGTACAGCTTGCCCTCTTACTCTTTTTGCGGACACACGCTTCTGATATTTTATACTGAAAATCAAGGCTCTCAAGCCAGCTCCCGACAATACTCATTCCATCCACCTCCACTGATGAGACCTGTTGTGCAAAAATCAGTACAAGAAACCTAAGAAACAAGGGACAAGAGGTTTCCCGCCTGTCCCTTCATTTTTTTACACTGACTTACCTTACGTTTACGAACCTAGAACATAGAACACATAGCGGCTCATGCCTTCTGCAACGATGAACACAAGCAGCGATGCAACAACAAGTGTGTAATTTACTTTTTGCTTCCCATTAAGAGACAAATATCCAATCACGCCAAGAGCAAGAATTTCGATTGCCCAGCGGATTCCGATCATTCCGGAATAAGGCGCAAGCTTGTCTGCAGCTGTTCCTCCAGTAACCATTTGTACCTCAGTGCTGTAGGCTGAGAACATCGCCGTGCCGATCAGCTGGATGCCAATTCCGAAGATGCCGAATGCAAATGCCCATTGAATGACTTTCCTTAATTGCTCCCCGGAAAGTTTCGGGGCCAGCAAAGCAGTCGCCAGCACCGGGCCGAGCGCAAATGCCGTACCATAGAACACCACATATGTGTTCAAATGATCCCAGCCATTAACCCGTGTTACCGTATAGGCGCTCCCCATTGCATAGATCGCGGCCAGGCCGACAAGTCCGGTGACTAGCATCAATATTGGATTCACCTTTTTATAGACAAGGACCATCCCTGCCCCAATACACAGCAATCCGATGAACGCGCCAGCAAGGACGATTTCATTGCTCATCCACGAGCGGCCAAAACCCCTCATCATATGGATGGCATTCAGTGGGCTGCCAAGGTGAAAGAACGAACCAACCAGACCGATAAGCGATGTAACAGCGAGTCCAGCCAGAGGCAGCCTCAACACATCCGCAAGAGCTATTCCGCTTTTGGCAAGCTTCCCGGATAGGAGCCAAAGGAACAGAATTCCTCCAACCGCTGCCGGAATTGCAACTGTAAAAATTAACAACGGCCATTCATGCATGATAATCCCTCCTTTTATTTAACTCCTCCGAGAACGAGGTTCGGTTTTGTGATTGATGAATGCGGCAAGCCTTTAATATCCGCAGTGGCACCGTATTTCTTACGCAATTCATCAATTGGTCCAAATTCGATTGCGCGCATGATACAGGAAGACACACATACTGGGTCTTCGCCTTTTTCACGAAGGTCGATACATGTATCACATTTGCTCATCTTGCCCAGTTCTTCGTTATATTGAGGAGCGCCGTACGGACAGTTCCATTCACAATATTGGCAGCCTGCGCAGCGGTCCTGATCAATCAGGACTACGCCGTCTTCATCCCTTTTAAAAAGTGCACCGGTTGGACAGCCTTCCACACATGCAGGGTTCTCACAATGGTTGCATGAGATGGACAGATGCCAGATGGATGGCTTCGGATAGGTCCCTTCTTCAAAATCATAGACCCTCCGAAAGTTCCTGCCGACTTCCAGGTCGTTTTTATCCTTACATGCGATCGTACAGGTTTTGCAGCCGACACATTCGGCAACGTTTATATAAAATCCCATTTGCGCCATGATTTACACCCTCCTTCTATTGGAATTTGATAATCCGCTGCGGCCATTTGACATCTGCTTCAATCGGCTCTCCAGTCCACTTTTCAACATTGCAGCGGGCAAGGTTGAAACCGGAAGAACCAAGTCCTTTTGGAATATGAGGGACGAACAAATTGTCTGCACCTGCGCGGTCAATTCCTGTCTTTTCGTCAATATCAATCCAGGCTCCATGAGGCAGGCCGATTGTGCCAGGCATTATGCCTTCTGTGATTTTCGCCGGGCGGAGTGATTTACCGAACTCATTTGACATCAACACCGTGTCGCCATCCTTGATGCCGATTTCCTTCGCATCCCTGCTAGAGATATAAACCGGGTTCGACCAGGCTTCACGAAGCTGCGGTACGTTATCAAACGTACTGTGTGAACGCCTCAGGTAATGAGGGTTGATAATTTGATAAGGATATTTTCCTTTTTTCTTTGTTTCCCAGTTTTCGAAAGTAGATTCGTAGCCATGAACTTTTGGTTCATAAACCGGAATCGGCTTAATTTCTGAGTATGCCTTTTTGGACAATTCATTTACCGCCTTGCAGTAAATTTCGAATTTGCCGGACTCGCTTGATACAGGGTTGTTCTTTGGATCATCGATGAAATCCTTGTATGCGATGAAGCCGAAATTATCGCCCGGCTTACGAGGCACCTGGTAAATGCCTTGTTCAATGAACTGCTTCAATGGAATACGGCCCTTCTGAGGTTTACCTTCTACTCCGAACTCCTTAATGTCTTCAGCAGTGATTGTGCAAAGCAGTTCATAATCGACACCATTGTCTTTCATGACCATGCTTCCAGCCAGCTGGTTGAAGTACTGCTGTTTTTCAGATAATGGGAATACATCCTTAGGGTTGATGCCGAGCTTTTCAAGGAGTCCTTCGGCGATTTGCTGGTCAGTTTTGGATTCATATAAAGGATCGACGATTTTTGACCATGTAATCAGGATTTCCCTGTTGCCGCCTGTTACCGCGCCTTCAGTTTCCCACTGGGTTGCAACCGGAAGCACGACGTCTGCATACTTTGCATTAGTGGTAAGTACATATGCATTACATGCGACGAATTCGACCTTGCGATGTGCTTCAATGCCTTTTGCAATATTGCTCCGTGTCTGAAGTGTGTTGTTATAGTTATGGTAGATGAACTGGATATTGGCTTTCCGCTCGCCCTCATAGCGCTGCAGGAATTTACCATCCAGGACAGCATCCCAAATTTCATTTTCGTTAATATTGTTATCAATCTTATTTTCAAGTGATGGCGCGCCGTTTGCTCCTGCTGTTAAAAGGAACGGTCCCATGTTACCGGCATATTCCCAGCAGCTGACACCAGTCATGTTGCCCGGGCTTCCCATGTGCCCGGTCATCATACCAAGTGCAGAAAATGCCTGTACCCAGCCTTCTCCGTTTGAAATACGGGCAGGAGACCAGCCTGTTAAAAGCGCAACCCGTTCAGTACCGCCAATTTCCCTGGCAAGCTCGCGAATTTTGCTGGCCTCAACGCCGCAAAGCTCGGATGCCCACTCAGGTGTTTTCGGTTGGCCGTCGTATGTTCCTAGGATATAATCCTTCAGGTTATCCTTTGGATCGGCACCTTTAGGCATATGGTCTGCATCAAAGCCGACTGTATATTTATCAAGGAAATCCCACTTCACTAATGGATTTGAAGGTGAATCCTCATCCAGAAGCGTGTACATAATTCCAAATGCAAGTGCATCATCCTGTCCCGGACGAACCGGCACCCAGTCTGCTTCAAACACGCGGGCTGATTCTGAATACATCGGATCGATTGAGATAAAGCGCGCTCCTGCTTTCTTCGCTTGAAGATAGTTATACGTTACACTTCCCATTGTGCTCCATGCAGGATTTGCTCCCCAAAGGACGATCAGCTGTGAGTTCCTTAGGTCGAGACGGTCATTAATGCCGTTGACGATCAGTCCTTCGCCGACACCCATCTGTTCCCAAATCCATCTCCAGGCACCCCATGATGAGCTGCCATAGCAGGATGTATAACCCCCGGCTGCTTTCATGACATTAGGTATATTCGAATCATCACCGGTAACAAGAATCGCTTCATTTCCATACTTATTTGCAATTCGTTTCGTTTCCGATGCAACAATTTCAAACGCTTCATCCCAGGAAATCCGCACCCACTGGTCACGGCCGCGCAGTTCTTTTTTCCCGCCGCCCGGCTCCCAATTCTTCCTCTTCATCGGGTATTTCAGACGGTCTGCACTGAATACCTGCTTTCTCTGTGAACGTCCGCGAAGGCAGCCGCGCTGCTGCGGGAAGTCTGCTGAATCCTCATGGGTATCGTCGGTTTTCTGGCGGATGACAACGCCATCTTTAATAAGGACTTTATTCAAACAGCGGCTTCCGCAGTTATGCCAGCATGCTGCGGTTTTCCACACTTCACCTTGTGCTGCACCGGCGCCGCTTTCGTCTGCTTTCGCCACTAAACCGCGTGTTACCGGAATCGCGGCAGTAGCAGCCACAGCAGAAGTCCAGCCGATAAAGGATCTTCTTGACATCTTAAATTCTCTTATTTTCTCTACAAGATCCAACATGGTAAAACCCTCCCTTTAATCCTTAATCAATTCTATATTCTGCAGTTCTGCTAGAACGCGAGAATCCATTTCAATGAAACCTTCGAGCACCATTGCCAAGCCTTTGTAAAAGGCAGTCCCCGCATTGTCCGTGACGTTTTTTACAAATGCTTTTGAAAACTTGCCAAGATGATTATCGATAAAATCCTTTTGCTCCTTCAGCAGATAAACAATTTCAGGAACAGACGTCTCAACAACCGTCGCTCCCGATTCGATTGCCAGTGAATTCAAGTGGAACATGAAATCGAGTTCAAGGCCGATATGGTCATCCGCTTCCATATTGAAATCAGTCGCCTGATACCCATATTTCTTGTAAAGCTTCCTGACATCCATCGTTGTCCTTTGGAAAAGCAGCCTGTCGGTTCTAGAGTAAACCGATTCCCACGGCGGTGCTGGCACCTCAAACGGACCAATGAACAGCCTTGTGTAGTCCCAATGCAAGTCCTCGTAGTCCATCGTTGAAAGAATCGGGTTATGGACAGCTAAAAAATCTTTAATCAGTTTGACTCCAGAGGCGATTTTTTCAGATTCCCCCGCAAACGGAATGTTATCCACCATCTTCTGCCCAATAAACTCGGCCAGATATTCGCTTGAAGGCTCCTCAATAAACAGCCTTCTTAAAATGTCATAGCCAAAGGCGCGTGCGTAAAATAAATCCATGATATCGTCAACCTTGATTACCTGTTTGGTTGCCTGCATGTTCTTCACCCTTCCTATTTAAAACTGATTAACCTTTTCCTTGCTGTATGGTTCCTGTATGGTTTTGTAATCCTTGGTCTCAGCCAATTCCAGATGCACTTCTCTAATTGATTTGCCATCACTGTCCATTTCGACGACATTCGAGGAAATTACAATATCCACTTCCCTGTTCCGTAAGAAAGGCATTGCATCGGGTGGGAATTGAAGAAAGTCATACTCGATATTTTCCGTGTATGGAACACCCTTCTTATCTAGCACCTTCCGGACCGCCTTCTTGTCCCTGCCAAATACTTTTGCGGTTTTAAAATAATAATCCGTTTGTGAAAAGGAATAAGTGCCATCAAGAACCTGGTCATGATTCTGCTGGTAAATCTGGCCGGTAAATTTATTTTCCAAAGAGCAATAATGGACGCCCATTTTAAAGTTGTTGTCGATCGAAAATTGGACGAGCTCCAGGCATAGCCGCTCACTCTCTGCTATCGCCAGCCCGCCGGCGTACCAGAAGTTATAGTAAATGTCATAAGGAGGATTTTTCAGCTTTAAGCCCTCTTCCCTGAACGCCGCCGCATTCCCAAGCGGGAAGCAGAATTCCAGAAGATTGATTCCAAAGATGCCTAGCTCTTCAAGAGAAAGCAGCAGTTCCTTCATTTCTGCTTCGGTTCCTGGGATGACAGGCATTTCGACCATTACATCAGGAATGTAACCCTGAGCGAGCTTTATTTTTGCTAAAATATGCTTCTGCTTCTGCGGAGAATCCTCCATCTTGATGCTGAAACGGATTTCATTCAGGCCGGCTGCCTTCAGACCAGCTAACATTTCTTCAGTCAGAAGGTCGCCGGCAGTGTAAAGTCTTGTATGGATCTGGGGATCGTCGTCATTGGCCTTCTGGAAAAATGAAAGCACTTCATCGGGATGAAGCAGCGGCTCGCCGCCTGTCAGCGCTAAATGAGTCAGCATTGTTCCGCTTGCAAATAAGGTTTCCAGCTCTTCTATAACGTTTTTCTGATTGTTGAGGTAAAACTGATAATTGTCCTGGTTTTTGTTGAAGCAGAAATAGCAATCCCTATGGCATTTTAATGATACAAAGCTCGTATAGCTTCCAGTCCCGGTCTGGCACGCTTCACAAGCACTAGAAATTTTCCCGTTTGAAACAATGCTTTTCCGGTTGTTCCGGAGGACTGCCCCACAGTCTTCGAGTTCAGTTAACCGGTTTTCAAGTTCAAACGCTTCCGGCCTCTTTTCAAATGGCAGGCCAAATTGTTCAATCTGTACTACTGTCTCTTTTTCAATATCAGCGTAAATTGAAGCGTATTTATTTAGTGGTAAATTGTTGATAGATCGCAGTGTTTCTTTTGTCAGGGCCTTCATGCTCGTCACCCTCTATTTTTTATTTGTGAAACATTTCACTTACATACCCATTATAGATTTTTGCAGCTGCTCCTCCTATGTCCCCACTGCACGAAACTTGTTACTTTTTTTTGTGCGTCCGGACCAACGAATGTGTCGGAATTGTGGCATGAGTTACCGGAAACAACTTTTACGGTTCTGTGACATTCATTGTTTAACTTGGTTTATTGGGCTACCATGAAAGTATAAATACTATGTTTACATTGGAAAGGAATTGCCAAAATGGAACAATCCTTCTTCATACCAGATATTGCGACGACACTGATTAAGGCCAGCCATGAAGATACAACTCAACTGGCACAAGCCTTACATTCAATTATCAAAATGCCGGTCATAGTAACAAACCCCCACTACCAGCTGATTGCTTCTGTTTCAAGCAATCCACTTGAAAAAGTAGACTCGCTCCTCGCAATCCAACAGCTCAAACTCCTTGAAGACCCAGCCGTTTCCCTCTATCTCCTTACTACTGATATCAGCGAAATAGAAGCCTGGGGAACTGCAATCATATTTGGGTCCAATACGGTGGGCTATCTCTTTTTACAGGGAGACACTGCAAACTTTTCGGAGCAAACGCAGTCACTTTTATCATTCGCAGCTCCACTTTTTGCTATAAAGCTGCAAAAGAATCTGGAATTTCGCCAGGAAAAGCTAAAGTTCAAGGAACCTTTCCTGTTTGATCTCCTATATGGGAATCTGAAACAAAAGGACGATATTCTCGAGTATGGAAAGGTTTGGAACTGGGACTTCAACGGATCTCAATCTGTGCTTGTTTTTGCGATCAGTGACTTTAACCATCTTGCTGCGGATAAAA is drawn from Bacillus sp. FJAT-18017 and contains these coding sequences:
- a CDS encoding dimethyl sulfoxide reductase anchor subunit family protein; its protein translation is MHEWPLLIFTVAIPAAVGGILFLWLLSGKLAKSGIALADVLRLPLAGLAVTSLIGLVGSFFHLGSPLNAIHMMRGFGRSWMSNEIVLAGAFIGLLCIGAGMVLVYKKVNPILMLVTGLVGLAAIYAMGSAYTVTRVNGWDHLNTYVVFYGTAFALGPVLATALLAPKLSGEQLRKVIQWAFAFGIFGIGIQLIGTAMFSAYSTEVQMVTGGTAADKLAPYSGMIGIRWAIEILALGVIGYLSLNGKQKVNYTLVVASLLVFIVAEGMSRYVFYVLGS
- a CDS encoding DMSO/selenate family reductase complex B subunit is translated as MAQMGFYINVAECVGCKTCTIACKDKNDLEVGRNFRRVYDFEEGTYPKPSIWHLSISCNHCENPACVEGCPTGALFKRDEDGVVLIDQDRCAGCQYCEWNCPYGAPQYNEELGKMSKCDTCIDLREKGEDPVCVSSCIMRAIEFGPIDELRKKYGATADIKGLPHSSITKPNLVLGGVK
- a CDS encoding molybdopterin-dependent oxidoreductase, coding for MLDLVEKIREFKMSRRSFIGWTSAVAATAAIPVTRGLVAKADESGAGAAQGEVWKTAACWHNCGSRCLNKVLIKDGVVIRQKTDDTHEDSADFPQQRGCLRGRSQRKQVFSADRLKYPMKRKNWEPGGGKKELRGRDQWVRISWDEAFEIVASETKRIANKYGNEAILVTGDDSNIPNVMKAAGGYTSCYGSSSWGAWRWIWEQMGVGEGLIVNGINDRLDLRNSQLIVLWGANPAWSTMGSVTYNYLQAKKAGARFISIDPMYSESARVFEADWVPVRPGQDDALAFGIMYTLLDEDSPSNPLVKWDFLDKYTVGFDADHMPKGADPKDNLKDYILGTYDGQPKTPEWASELCGVEASKIRELAREIGGTERVALLTGWSPARISNGEGWVQAFSALGMMTGHMGSPGNMTGVSCWEYAGNMGPFLLTAGANGAPSLENKIDNNINENEIWDAVLDGKFLQRYEGERKANIQFIYHNYNNTLQTRSNIAKGIEAHRKVEFVACNAYVLTTNAKYADVVLPVATQWETEGAVTGGNREILITWSKIVDPLYESKTDQQIAEGLLEKLGINPKDVFPLSEKQQYFNQLAGSMVMKDNGVDYELLCTITAEDIKEFGVEGKPQKGRIPLKQFIEQGIYQVPRKPGDNFGFIAYKDFIDDPKNNPVSSESGKFEIYCKAVNELSKKAYSEIKPIPVYEPKVHGYESTFENWETKKKGKYPYQIINPHYLRRSHSTFDNVPQLREAWSNPVYISSRDAKEIGIKDGDTVLMSNEFGKSLRPAKITEGIMPGTIGLPHGAWIDIDEKTGIDRAGADNLFVPHIPKGLGSSGFNLARCNVEKWTGEPIEADVKWPQRIIKFQ
- a CDS encoding TorD/DmsD family molecular chaperone — encoded protein: MQATKQVIKVDDIMDLFYARAFGYDILRRLFIEEPSSEYLAEFIGQKMVDNIPFAGESEKIASGVKLIKDFLAVHNPILSTMDYEDLHWDYTRLFIGPFEVPAPPWESVYSRTDRLLFQRTTMDVRKLYKKYGYQATDFNMEADDHIGLELDFMFHLNSLAIESGATVVETSVPEIVYLLKEQKDFIDNHLGKFSKAFVKNVTDNAGTAFYKGLAMVLEGFIEMDSRVLAELQNIELIKD
- a CDS encoding radical SAM protein — its product is MKALTKETLRSINNLPLNKYASIYADIEKETVVQIEQFGLPFEKRPEAFELENRLTELEDCGAVLRNNRKSIVSNGKISSACEACQTGTGSYTSFVSLKCHRDCYFCFNKNQDNYQFYLNNQKNVIEELETLFASGTMLTHLALTGGEPLLHPDEVLSFFQKANDDDPQIHTRLYTAGDLLTEEMLAGLKAAGLNEIRFSIKMEDSPQKQKHILAKIKLAQGYIPDVMVEMPVIPGTEAEMKELLLSLEELGIFGINLLEFCFPLGNAAAFREEGLKLKNPPYDIYYNFWYAGGLAIAESERLCLELVQFSIDNNFKMGVHYCSLENKFTGQIYQQNHDQVLDGTYSFSQTDYYFKTAKVFGRDKKAVRKVLDKKGVPYTENIEYDFLQFPPDAMPFLRNREVDIVISSNVVEMDSDGKSIREVHLELAETKDYKTIQEPYSKEKVNQF